A single region of the Acanthopagrus latus isolate v.2019 chromosome 11, fAcaLat1.1, whole genome shotgun sequence genome encodes:
- the commd2 gene encoding COMM domain-containing protein 2, producing the protein MLLVLSEDHKEHLAFLPKVDTAVVGEFGRIALEFLRRGTSPKIYEGAARKLCVPVEMVHHGVEGLMFLMTESSKHMISEVDFLDSVLALGFSEELNQLLLQLYLQHHSQIRSILSQLPSNLPSYHSLEWRLDVQLASRSARQQVIPMLTMHLLLTRGCDSSSRVLQTDPRTLLHLIFTLEAALAAMKTSHSRRILRNIK; encoded by the exons ATGCTGCTGGTTTTGTCTGAGGACCATAAAGAACACCTCGCCTTCCTGCCCAAGGTTGACACCGCAG TGGTTGGAGAGTTTGGTCGCATAGCACTGGAGTTCCTGAGGAGAGGAACTAGCCCCAAGATCTATGAGGGAGCAGCAA GGAAGCTGTGTGTTCCTGTGGAAATGGTGCATCATGGAGTGGAGGGCCTGATGTTCCTGATGACAGAGAGCTCCAAACACATG aTCTCTGAAGTGGACTTCCTGGACTCAGTGTTGGCTTTGGGGTTCAGTGAAGAGCTTAACCAGCTCCTCTTACAG CTGTACCTGCAGCACCACAGTCAGATCCGCAGTATTTTGAGTCAGCTGCCTTCCAACCTACCCTCCTACCACAGCCTCGAGTGGAGACTGGatgtacag TTGGCGAGTCGATCAGCCCGGCAGCAGGTCATTCCCATGCTCACGATGCATCTGCTCCTGACGAGAggttgtgacagcagcagcagggttcTCCAGACGGACCCCCGCACTCTCCTGCACCTCATCTTCACACTGGAGGCTGCGTTGGCTGCCATGAAAACCAGCCACTCCCGCCGCATATTACGCAACATCAAATAA
- the lmnb2 gene encoding lamin-B2, with the protein MATATPSREAGRSAASTPLSPTRISRLQEKQDLQHLNDRLAVYIDRVRALELENDRLMVKVSEKEEVTTREVTGLKSLYEAELADARRVLDETARERARLQIDLGKAQADLDEATRSAKKKDNDLAAAVSRASGLEGQLNKSEAALSTALSQNAALTAELADVKSQLAKAEDSHAVAKRQLEAETLMRVDLENRCQSLSEELEFRKSMFEEEVRESRRRQEQRIVEVDSGVRQDYEFKLAQALQDLRRQHDEQVSLYKEELEHTFQAKLDNAKVSSEINDKAMGTAREELQESRMRIESLGFQLNALQKQVAASEDRIRELEEILSAERDKHRRAIEAKEQEMSELRERMNTQLSEYQELLDVKLALDMEINAYRKLLEGEEHRLKLSPSPSPRVAVSRITGSSSSRSKRKRVEAKDVPEVEMGEGQLLVSEEATASGAVTISPTDMDGNAVTLVNETGQDQPLGNWRLKRQVDEGDEVIYKFSPKFTLKAGQSVTVWSADAGVAHSPPSDLLWKSQASWGTGSDIVTSLMNADGEEVARRSVTKTQVDVENGEEEEDDAQMGKVSSRECAIM; encoded by the exons ATGGCGACTGCTACTCCAAGCCGTGAAGCTGGCCGGTCGGCGGCCTCTACACCTCTCTCCCCGACCCGAATCTCTCGCTTACAAGAGAAACAAGATTTGCAGCACCTGAACGACAGGCTGGCCGTGTATATTGACCGTGTCCGGGCGTTGGAACTGGAGAACGACCGGTTGATGGTCAAGGTTtctgagaaagaggaggtgacTACAAGAGAG GTGACAGGGCTGAAGTCTCTGTATGAGGCAGAGTTGGCTGATGCTCGTCGAGTTTTGGATGAAACtgccagagagagagccagGCTACAGATAGACCTCGGCAAGGCTCAGGCTGACCTTGACGAAGCCACACGCAG TGCTAAGAAGAAGGATAATGACCTTGCTGCAGCGGTGTCTAGGGCCAGTGGTTTGGAAGGCCAGTTGAACAAGAGTGAAGCAGCTCTCTCTACAGCTCTAAGCCAGAATGCAGCTCTGACTGCTGAGCTGGCTGATGTGAAGAGCCAGTTGGCTAAG GCAGAGGACAGCCATGCTGTTGCTAAGCGCCAGCTGGAGGCAGAGACACTGATGCGTGTAGACTTGGAGAACCGCTGTCAATCACTGAGTGAAGAGCTAGAGTTCAGGAAGAGCATGTTTGAAGAG GAGGTGCGTGAGTCTCGGCGTAGACAGGAGCAGAGAATAGTGGAGGTGGACTCTGGAGTCAGACAGGACTATGAGTTCAAACTGGCACAAGCTTTACAG GACCTACGGAGGCAACATGATGAGCAAGTCTCTCTTTATAAGGAAGAACTGGAGCATACTTTCCAGGCCAAG tTGGATAATGCCAAAGTGTCCTCGGAGATTAATGACAAGGCAATGGGTACAGCAAGGGAAGAGCTGCAGGAGTCACGTATGAGAATTGAGAGCCTTGGATTTCAGCTGAATGCCCTGCAGAAACAG gTGGCTGCCTCAGAGGATCGCATAAGGGAGCTGGAAGAAATTCTGTCAGCAGAGCGAGACAAGCACCGCCGTGCCATCGAAGCAAAAGAACAAGAGATGAGCGAactgagagagaggatgaaCACTCAGCTCAGTGAATACCAGGAGCTGTTAGATGTGAAGCTTGCCCTAGACATGGAGATCAATGCATACAGGAAACtgctggagggagaggagcacag ACTGAAGCTGTCCCCCAGCCCATCACCTAGAGTAGCTGTTTCCAGGATAACAGGATCTTCCTCCTCCCGCtccaagagaaagagagtggaGGCTAAGGATGTCCCAGAGGTGGAAATGGGTGAGGGGCAGCTGCTGGTGTCAGAAGAGGCCACAGCTAGTGGAGCAGTCACCATATCACCCACTGACATGGATGGAAATGCAGTCACATTGGTCAATGAGACTGGGCAG GACCAGCCTTTGGGCAACTGGAGGTTGAAGAGACAGGTTGACGAGGGGGACGAGGTCATCTACAAGTTCTCCCCAAAGTTTACCCTCAAAGCAGGACAGTCAGTGACG gtgtggTCTGCTGATGCTGGTGTCGCCCACAGTCCACCGTCTGACTTGTTGTGGAAGAGCCAGGCTTCCTGGGGCACAGGAAGTGATATTGTTACCTCTTTGATGAACGCTGATGGCGAG G